A single genomic interval of Asinibacterium sp. OR53 harbors:
- a CDS encoding NAD-dependent epimerase/dehydratase family protein → MSTSKERILVIGASGQIGVELTLALRKQYGNNNVIASDLREQNPLLEGTGPYVSIDVMNKEMLHVQVIRQNITQIYLLAAILSATGEKNPNLAWHLNMQGLLNVLDIAREEKLHKIYWPSSIAVFGPTSPKQNCPQQTIIEPTTVYGISKYAGEFWCNYYHHRYGVDVRSLRYPGLISYKSAPGGGTTDYAVEIYHEALAEKKYQCFLKEDTYLPMMYMPDAIRATLELMAAPADKISIRTSYNISGMSFSPKEIAAEIGKHVPGFQMIYAPDYRQAIADSWPQSIDDSVAGMDWGWKREYDLSKMTEDMLKNLSHA, encoded by the coding sequence ATGTCCACGTCCAAAGAAAGGATACTCGTAATAGGCGCTTCGGGCCAGATAGGTGTTGAATTGACCCTGGCGCTGCGCAAACAATATGGTAACAACAACGTCATTGCTTCCGATCTGCGTGAACAGAATCCTTTGCTCGAAGGCACCGGTCCTTATGTGAGCATCGATGTGATGAACAAAGAAATGTTGCACGTACAGGTGATACGCCAGAACATCACACAGATATACCTGCTTGCGGCCATCCTTTCGGCCACCGGTGAAAAAAATCCCAACCTGGCCTGGCACCTCAACATGCAGGGTTTATTGAACGTGCTCGATATCGCCCGCGAAGAGAAACTGCACAAAATATATTGGCCCAGCAGCATTGCGGTATTCGGACCTACTTCACCTAAACAGAATTGCCCGCAGCAAACCATCATCGAACCTACTACTGTGTATGGTATCAGTAAGTATGCCGGTGAATTTTGGTGTAATTATTACCATCATCGTTATGGAGTGGATGTACGTAGCTTGCGTTATCCCGGGCTCATCAGTTATAAATCGGCTCCCGGTGGCGGTACTACCGATTATGCTGTTGAGATCTATCACGAGGCGTTGGCAGAGAAAAAATACCAATGCTTTCTCAAAGAAGATACTTACCTGCCTATGATGTACATGCCCGATGCCATTCGCGCCACGTTGGAGCTGATGGCGGCGCCGGCAGATAAGATCAGCATCCGTACTTCGTATAATATTTCGGGTATGAGCTTTTCACCCAAAGAGATCGCTGCAGAGATCGGCAAACACGTTCCCGGTTTTCAGATGATCTATGCGCCCGATTACCGCCAGGCCATCGCAGACAGCTGGCCGCAAAGTATTGATGACAGCGTAGCTGGGATGGACTGGGGCTGGAAGAGAGAATATGATTTAAGTAAGATGACCGAGGATATGTTGAAGAACCTCAGCCACGCTTAA